In a genomic window of Quercus lobata isolate SW786 chromosome 4, ValleyOak3.0 Primary Assembly, whole genome shotgun sequence:
- the LOC115987184 gene encoding uncharacterized protein LOC115987184, giving the protein MGNWKNRRIFRQRRAPRSPVYDTVPPPEWKDGVPLWEKKFCSLVGTIPWGKIVDTKNIMFCHKNILSWDDSAGEEALQNAKKRFWANMNNLPCEISLPDPDVYIDEIDWNTKIDHELIKELDQVYFAPDEGEENSNLGYKNKRIKKSVSVPSEGHYMNQENNPWECNNMQGSGALKNKAQGWECNNMQDSGTLNVNAQGWKQWEDNKNDLKILNDDNNPWGRSFTQGNGGMVDNGWGNCVDKVWGLKQVGNVMNQWDHGNNPWGRGYQGVASVEDKGWGDFGNKGRGWNWQERKNLDNGDHPWESRSRWNNCGGGNGWGGKQWDKTNNELKRREFSRTGGGRGTWNEGSRKRGSSRPHEMSNKSYRFQDDGNQTSQSWRRGQTRKRVNFAPGYQ; this is encoded by the exons ATGGGTAATTGGAAAAATCGAAGAATTTTCCGTCAACGACGAGCTCCAAGGTCGCCTGTTTACGACACTGTACCTCCTCCAg AATGGAAAGATGGCGTGcctttatgggaaaagaaattCTGCAGTTTGGTTGGAACAATACCATGGGGGAAGATAGTAGATACCAAGAATATTATGTTCTGCCATAAAAATATTCTCAGTTGGGATGATTCTGCTGGCGAAGAAGCACTCCAAAATGCAAAGAAACGTTTTTGGGCAAATATGAATAACCTCCCCTGTGAAATCTCTCTGCCTGATCCAgatgtttatattgatgaaataGATTGGAATACTAAAATTGATCATGAACTGATTAAGGAATTGGATCAAGTGTACTTTGCTCCTGATGAGGGAGAAGAGAATTCAAATTTGGGgtataaaaacaaaaggataaaaaaatcaGTGTCTGTTCCTTCAGAGGGGCATTATATGAACCAAGAAAACAATCCTTGGGAATGTAACAATATGCAGGGTAGTGGAGCTCTGAAAAATAAAGCACAAGGATGGGAATGTAACAATATGCAGGATAGTGGAACTCTGAATGTTAATGCACAAGGATGGAAACAGTGGGaagataataaaaatgatttaaaaattttgaatgatgATAACAATCCTTGGGGGCGCAGCTTCACTCAAGGCAATGGAGGTATGGTGGACAATGGATGGGGAAATTGTGTGGACAAGGTATGGGGTTTAAAACAGGTGGGAAACGTCATGAATCAGTGGGATCATGGAAACAATCCTTGGGGGCGTGGCTATCAGGGTGTTGCTTCGGTGGAGGATAAAGGATGGGGGGATTTTGGGAATAAAGGTCGGGGCTGGAACTGGCAGGAGCGAAAGAATTTGGATAATGGTGATCATCCTTGGGAAAGCAGATCTAGATGGAATAATTGTGGTGGGGGAAATGGATGGGGTGGGAAACAGTGGGACAAAACTAATAATGAGCTAAAGCGTCGGGAATTTAGTAGAACTGGTGGAGGTCGGGGGACCTGGAATGAGGGTAGCCGGAAGAGGGGAAGTTCTCGTCCACATGAAATGAGTAACAAAAGCTATAGGTTCCAAGACGATGGCAATCAAACAAGCCAAAGTTGGAGGAGGGGACAAACTAGGAAGAGGGTCAATTTTGCCCCTGGGTATCAGTGA
- the LOC115984626 gene encoding uncharacterized protein At4g02000-like produces the protein MEDLTKSWTKLLLSEKEGDKLDMSKRKKTQGFVLAAKFYTCRSVNLEVVAKTFRPLWRTKYKFEVSDAGDNRLLFAFETVEDVEKVLLGEPWSFDRHIVVFQSYDMSTSIDKLEFDKVSFWIQIHNLPYSLLTTNVAINLGESIGKVYIPKDTTEMRGGNFMRVRVTINISEPLCRGRRVMFDENNDGWVSFMYERLPKICFWCGHLTHDDKDCIIWLWNGGFLSNSEQQFGLWIRAS, from the coding sequence ATGGAGGATCTCACAAAGAGTTGGACAAAACTTTTGCTTTCAGAAAAAGAAGGAGATAAACTAGATATGTCTAAGAGGAAGAAAACTCAGGGTTTTGTGTTAGCAGCCAAGTTTTATACTTGTCGCTCAGTGAACCTGGAGGTAGTAGCAAAAACATTTAGGCCACTCTGGCGTACCAAATACAAATTCGAAGTAAGTGATGCTGGGGATAACAGGTTGCTGTTCGCGTTTGAGACGGTTGAAGATGTTGAAAAGGTGCTGCTGGGAGAGCCGTGGTCCTTTGATCGACATATAGTGGTTTTCCAAAGCTATGATATGTCAACTTCCATTGATAAACTCGAGTTCGATAAGGTATCGTTTTGGATTCAGATTCATAACTTACCTTACTCGCTTCTAACAACGAACGTGGCCATCAACCTTGGGGAATCTATTGGTAAGGTTTACATACCAAAAGACACTACAGAGATGAGAGGAGGTAATTTTATGAGGGTTAGGGTTACTATTAACATCTCAGAGCCACTATGTAGGGGTAGGAGGGTCATGTTTGATGAGAATAATGATGGCTGGGTATCTTTCATGTATGAACGGTTACCCAAGATATGTTTTTGGTGTGGGCACCTAACACATGATGATAAAGATTGCATAATTTGGCTGTGGAATGGTGGCTTTTTGTCGAATAGTGAGCAGCAATTTGGACTGTGGATTCGTGCTAGTTAG
- the LOC115987090 gene encoding uncharacterized protein LOC115987090, which yields MASFLISGSASLTLTHTIPARAFFRPPLVPNPLAIRFPGDLTRRRPRGLTVVTRAGPSTNSILFAIAIPLSLLTITFFASIKIADKLDRDYFEELAINQAIREAEEYEDEDREEDDENEEDEDMNISLEKKPALKEEDEDINVSLEKERALQRTRNRPKREV from the exons ATGGCGAGCTTCCTCATCTCTGGCTCAGCCTCTCTTACACTCACACACACTATCCCCGCACGAGCTTTCTTCAGACCTCCGCTCGTGCCAAACCCACTTGCAATTCGCTTTCCCGGCGACCTAACTCGCCGGAGACCCAGAGGCTTAACGGTGGTGACACGTGCTGGTCCCAGCACGAACAGCATCCTCTTCGCTATCGCTATCCCACTCTCTCTTTTGACTATCACTTTCTTTGCTTCTATCAAAATCGCTGATAAGCTCGACAGGGACTATTTTGAGGAG CTTGCAATTAATCAAGCAATTAGAGAAGCTGAGGAGTATGAGGATGAGGACAGGGAGGAGGATGACGAGAACGAAGAGGATGAGGATATGAACATTTCTTTAGAAAAGAAACCTGCCCTAAAGGAAGAGGATGAGGATATTAACGTTTCTTTAGAAAAGGAACGTGCCCTTCAACGCACTCGAAACCGGCCCAAAAGGGAAGTGTAG
- the LOC115984627 gene encoding LOW QUALITY PROTEIN: tubulin-folding cofactor C-like (The sequence of the model RefSeq protein was modified relative to this genomic sequence to represent the inferred CDS: inserted 1 base in 1 codon; substituted 1 base at 1 genomic stop codon), which translates to MIVPGSPENLFSIHNFEILEETSPAGPFFSDMATAHLCCGALPTNVSVYHLSSITIEAILERTENREDGQYPIRYNINLNRTEASQSQSDLSSSSTTTATTTASFLSRFSDSKRSIDSQLXLTDPAXLRSHLDSISASISDLEKLVAESSYFLPSNEVRSSLKTISDLKQTLENLNSELIPKKKFSFKNKASRQDRYRSVSDSRQTAPENADSFSVSLEKLSFQVRDSPGLRNKNGETLVKNFKGSDVGEFTVSALDSCKVRLIGSVRFERDE; encoded by the exons ATGATTGTCCCTGGGTCCCCTGAGAATTTGTTCAGCATCCATAACTTTGAGATTTTGGAAGAAACTAGCCCTGCTGGGCCCTTCTTCAGCGACATGGCCACTGCCCATTTGTGTTGTGGTGCGTTGCCCACCAATGTTTCTGTTTATCACCTCTCATCCATAACCATTGAAGCGATATTAGAGAGGACCGAGAATAGGGAGGATGGCCAATATCCCATTAGATAC AATATAAACCTGAACAGAACTGAAGCGAGCCAGAGCCAATCCGACTtgtcctcctcctccaccaccaccgccaccaccaccgccTCTTTCCTCTCCCGCTTCTCCGACTCCAAGCGCTCCATCGACTCCCAAC GACTCACCGATCCCGCTTAACTCAGATCTCACCTCGACAGCATCTCCGCCTCCATTTCCGACCTCGAAAAGCTCGTTGCTGAGTCCTCCTACTTCTTGCCCTCCAACGAAGTCCGCTCCTCTCTCAAAACCATCTCCGATCTCAAACAAACCCTTGAGAATCTCAACTCCGAGCTCATTCCGAAGAAGAAATTCTCTTTCAAGAACAAAGCCTCCAGGCAAGACCGATACCGATCAGTCTCCGATTCAAGACAAACCGCGCCAGAAAATGCCGATTCATTTTCAGTTTCGCTCGAGAAATTGAGTTTCCAGGTGAGAGATTCGCCCGGTTTGAGAAACAAAAACGGCGAGACTTTGGTGAAGAATTTCAAAGGCTCGGACGTTGGAGAATTCACGGTTTCGGCTCTCGATTCTTGCAAAGTGAGACTGATTGGTTCTGTTCGATTTGAAAGAGATGAGTGA